The Lutzomyia longipalpis isolate SR_M1_2022 chromosome 2, ASM2433408v1 DNA window TCCGGGTTGAGGAGTGAGTTTGTGAGAATCTCCCCGCTCTTCGATGATGAATTTCTAATGAAGTTGGTGTGGAGGATGCGCTGCGGATGGTgatgtctctctctctaatcGTCAGATCCAGCTGCACGTTTTGCTTTCCTCTGCTTAGGGCTCTGTTGATTCTGTTTTGGGGAGGAAGCCTTCTTTGGGGACAATTTCGAATTGGGGGACTTTTGGAGGGCTCTCAGTGTCTCCTCTGGCAGCCAATCGTAGTCAACGTCATTGCTATTTGTGCCCGTTTCGATGGTCTTTCGCTGAACATTTCCCCTCTTTCGCTTGCCAACTGATCCCGCGAGGAATTGCTGCCCAACCACAAGGAGGAGAACAACAATACCAGCTAGGAATACGTACAGGAAGAATGTCTCTCCGTCGAGTCCCTCATCTACCTCGTAGATCATCACAGTCTCATTGAAGACAGATTCGGAGAATTGATTCCCACTGGCATCCCTATAGCTGAGGGCGATGTTCAACCCAAAGGGACGTCCACCAAAGTGTTCCGATGGGATGAAAGTGTACAACACTGTTGCCTCACTCTTGGGCTTCACATCCCGATTGTATGCAATGGCAGAGAAGTTCTGGATGAAGTAATTGAAATCCATGGGATACCTAAAGGATGCCTCCACTGTTTCCACGACAAAATCTTCCGTGCCCTTATTGAGGAAACCCACGAGGAAATCAACGGGATGCCCAGCTGGCAGTTCAAGTTGATTCCCCGGACTGTGGGTGGGTTGCGTAAACAAGAGGTACGTATCAGCGTCCGGAGATGCCGTTGAATCACCCTCATCCGTTTCCTCAACATCCTCACCCACCACTGCGGCATCTTCTCCCTCCACATCCACAACTTCATCCTCAATTTCATCTTCTGCCCATgtcatcaatttatttcctgccaaaaaaagaagaatttcggGTGAAATTTGCAATTGCCACGTTGTGAAAATCTCTCTGAGGGACAAACTCCTCCACCGCCAAAGACCGTCTGTGCGAATAAATCCCAATTTCTTACCACTGTCCACTGTAAAAAGGACTGCTGGCAGGACGAGTAACGCCACAAGGAGTATATACTTCATTTTCAAACACTATTTGCGATCCTACTTCACGAGAgactttcaataaattgctCCAACAATTCAGCGATCCGGTGCGGACGAGCACTGTCAATTGTGCGCGAACTTTCCAACTCACTTTACGTGGCCGATTCACGCACCCCATAAAAATCCCCTCCGCATTGTTCCACGGAAAAACGTCCGCAAAATCGTAGGATACTCCGAGTTTCCgtaggaaagaaaaaacaaagtttatttttcatttttcccaaCACATATAGTTGGTATtccaaaataatatattaagGTAAGTTTGTACCTTTACATtggccgccattttgaaaatgaaataatatttatttatctttatgtgttaattttctttaattctgtGGAAAAAGCTGGATATCGA harbors:
- the LOC129790351 gene encoding translocon-associated protein subunit alpha yields the protein MKYILLVALLVLPAVLFTVDSGNKLMTWAEDEIEDEVVDVEGEDAAVVGEDVEETDEGDSTASPDADTYLLFTQPTHSPGNQLELPAGHPVDFLVGFLNKGTEDFVVETVEASFRYPMDFNYFIQNFSAIAYNRDVKPKSEATVLYTFIPSEHFGGRPFGLNIALSYRDASGNQFSESVFNETVMIYEVDEGLDGETFFLYVFLAGIVVLLLVVGQQFLAGSVGKRKRGNVQRKTIETGTNSNDVDYDWLPEETLRALQKSPNSKLSPKKASSPKQNQQSPKQRKAKRAAGSDD